GGAGGGGTGGCGTCGGCGTCGGTGGGTAGGCGGGTTGTGGAGATGGCGTCGTCATCGGGTACCTCCTGAGCGGCTGAGATGAGTAGGGGAAGGCGTTGATGGCACAACGGCAGACAAAAGTACAGCCGGCGCATACGCTTGGTGTCGTCAGGGTAACAAGCTGGCGGACGCGCACTATGAAAGCGCTCTAACCAGCAGAGCTTACAGCCAAGCGCTAGAGGTTGGCGGGCGTTTGATGCTAGACAGCGCCGCGTCCAACCCTCTGAACTCCTCCGGCATAGGGCTTCAATCACCGGTATGGTTACCTAGCAGTTGCTCACGTCGCCAGACACAGGATTGGGAATGGTCATCATGGCTTTTTGATGAACTTCATCCATCAACTACTGGTACTGGGTAACACGACCGCCAATTCCCTGTGCCCACAAGGTGGACACCAGGACCTAGCGGGCGCGTTGGATTGTCGCCTGCCGTCTAAACCACGCCGCCGCCGCCAAGGTTAGGAGGTAGGGCAAAGCGAGGAAGACCTGGTACGGCACGGCATCCAGCCCCAACGCCTGCAGGCGAAATTGCAGGTCGCTGGCTGCGCCAAACACCAGCGCGGCCAGCAGGACGCCGGCCGGATGTCGCCGTCCGACAATCACAATGGCGAGCGCAATGAAACCACGCCCGGCGGTCATACCTTCAACAAAGGTGTTCGACAGCCCCAGCGCCAGATACCCTCCGGCCAGCCCACAGGTCAAGCCGCTGAAGAGCAACGCCGCCCAGCGCAACCACGCCACGCTCAATCCAGCTCCAGCCGCCGCCGCCGGATTCTCTCCGGCGGCGCGCAACCCCAACCCGTGGGGCGTCCGAAAGAGCCAGTACCAAGCTCCGACGCCGAGTGCCGCCGCCACCGGAGGGACGCTCCAGAGAGGCAAAGTCGGTACGACGAAGGCAGCGTTGGAGTCGCCAACCAACGCCCGCCGCGCAACGGCCGTCGCGCCAAGGGCGAAAATGTTCAAAGCCGTACCGACCAGCAGCGGATCGCGTGCGCCGTTGACGGTCAGCGCGGCAAATACCGCCGTCAACAGCAGCCCGCTTCCGACAGCGGCCGCCATCCCCAACCCTGGATGAGCCGTCAGGTAACAGACAGCGACGCCGACAAAGGCGGCCATCAGCATAACACCTTCAATGCCGATATTGACCACCCCAGCGTGTTCGGAAACAGCCTCGCCAAGCGCCGCCAACATCAGCGGTGTTGCCATGGTGACGGTGCTGACGACAAAGGCAAGCAGCATTTCCATAGCGACCGACGCCCACGTCGGGAACCGCGTTCCACGCAACGTTTTCCTAAGAGGAGCGGCGTCCGAAACCATTTGCGGCGATCGAGTCGCTTGATACAAACAAAAAAAGCGGCATCGAAACAACATTCGACGCCGCAAAAAGCCAGACTGGTAAAGCTCACCCGGCTTGCCATTCTAACGAGGCGCGTTACCAACGTGTTGCTGGTGAGTAAAAGTTTTTTGCTTGCCTTGGAACAACGCCTATGAACGCCGGTCGCCGGGCTTGGGCGTCTCAGCTTTTGGCGACTCGGCGCTCGAACGCGACTCGCCTGCTGGACGCGGGCGCGTCCGTACTTCCATCGGAACGGGCTTGGCCTCGGACGTTTTCGGTTCCGCCGTCGCTGGTTTTGGGGTGGCCGCTGGCTTAGGCGGCTCTGGCTGACGACTTGCCGTCGCCGACTCCACGACTGAACCAAATGCGCTCATACTCCGCGCCATGCCGGTCGCCACAGCCTCAAAGGCCAGAATGCCGTTGGTCAGCGTCGCGTTGATCAGCTGCGCCGTCAGCGTCGGCAGCTCCGCAACTCCCTTTTCCTGAACGGTTTCAATCCCGTTGAGTATGGCCGCGTAGCCATGGCGCGCGTGGTTGAGAAAATCCTCCGACGCGGCCGCCACCATGCGAAACCAAAGCTGAAGCGCTTCGCTGAAGGTCAACTTCTCGAACTGCGCAGCGATGTCGAACCGCTTCGCCGCCGGCAACGTCAGGGACAAATCTTTTTGCACCCGCGCACAGCACGCCAACCGCCGTCCCGCCGCCAAGTCGTCGGCGTCAAACCAGCGTTGTTCTTTGGCGCCCGGCGCAGACAATGCGGCTGCCGCCGCCGCATCCACGCGAATTTCACAAGTCTGACAAATGCCGTAGCCGCCGCAAAAATGAAGCAACGGCTGACCGGCTTGCTGGGCCGCGCTAAGCAGCGTCGCGCCGGCCGCCACTTCGACCTTTTGCCCGGACGGCTGGAACGTCACGATTGGCATAAGCGATGCTCACCAGATGAAAAGTACTAAGCGGGGACAAGGCGAATCTTTTACCTACGCAGCCAAGCCTACCTTAGCAGCGTAGCGGTTTGGAAGCCGTGAAATCACTAGCGCTTCCTGCTACAACATCCGGTTCTACGGCGCGCGCCGCATTCTCGCTAAACCTGTAAAACCATGCCTCACGACCTACCGAAAGCTTACAATCCGCAAGACGTCGAGCAAAAATGGTATCCGTTCTGGGAACAGGGCGGCTATTTCCAACCTCAAGGCGATGGACAACCCTTCTGTATTGTTATCCCACCGCCGAACGTCACCGGCTCGCTCCACATGGGGCATGCGCTTCAGCATGCTCTGATGGATGTCCTGACGCGCTGGCGGCGCATGCAAGGACGGCGGACACTGTGGCTGCCGGGCACCGACCACGCTGGCATCGCCACCCAGATGGTCGTCGAGCAACAACTCGCTAAGGAGGGCATCAAACGAACCGATCTTGGGCGCGAAGCCTTTGAAGCGCGCGTTTGGGCGTGGAAAGCCGAATCCGGCGGGATGATCCAGCGCCAGATGCGGCTGGAAGGCGTCAGTGTGGACTGGTCACGCGAACGCTTTACGCTTGATGAGGGCCTGAGCCGCGCTGTGCGCGAAGTCTTTGTCCGGCTCTACGAAGAAGGACGCATTTACCGTGGCGCATACATGGTCAACTGGTCGCCCAAGCTCCAGACGGCCGTTTCCGATCTCGAAGTGGAAATGAAGGAAGTACGCGGCAAACTCTATCACCTTGCCTATCCAGTGGTGGACGCCGCTGAAAGCGTCGTTGTCGCCACGACGCGCCCGGAAACGATGCTCGGTGACACGGCCGTCGCCGTCCATCCAGACGATGACCGCTACCGGCGGCTCATCGGGAGGCGCGTTCGGCTACCAATTGTCGGCCGTGAAATTCCAATTATTGCTGACCCGCTGGTGGAAAAGGATTTCGGGACGGGCGTCGTCAAGGTCACGCCGGCGCACGACCCGAACGACTTTGAGATAGGGAAGCGGCACAACCTTGAATTCATCGTCGTCATCGGCAAAGACGGCGCGATGACCGAAGCCGCCGGCGACGGCTTTGCCGGCCTTGACCGCTTTGAGGCGCGTGAAAAAATCATTGCACGCCTCAAAGCCGAAGGCGCGCTGGTCAAAGTCGAGGACTACACGCACAATGTCGGCCACTGTCAGCGGTCGGGCGTCCCGATTGAGCCGCTGGTGTCGGAGCAGTGGTTTCTGGATGTCAAACCGTTGGCGGAAGTCGCCGTACAGGCTGTCCGCGACGGGCGGACGCGCTTCATTCCCGCGTCCTGGGAGAAGGTCTACTTTGATTGGATGGAAAACATCCGTCCGTGGTGCATTTCGCGGCAGTTATGGTGGGGTCATCGGATTCCGGCCTGGTACGCCGCAGACGGTCGTTTCGCCGTCGCCCGCTCGGAAGCCGAGGCGCGGCGCAAGCTCGGCCTTCCTAATGACGCGCCGTTGACGCAGGACGAGGACGTACTTGATACGTGGTTCTCTTCGGCGCTGTGGGCTTTCTCGACCTTCGGCTGGACGGGCGATCCGGCGCAGGACGCCGCCAATGAAGACCTGAAGACCTTCACGCCGACTGACGTGCTGGTGACCGGCTTCGACATCATTTTCTTCTGGGTCGCCCGGATGATGATGATGAGCCTGCATTTTACGGGCGACGTGCCGTTTCGGACGGTGTTCGTCACGGGACTCGTCCGCGACGCGCAGGGACAAAAGATGTCGAAAACCAAGGGCAACGTTGTTGATCCGCTTGACGTGTTCAGGAAGTACGGGACGGACGCCGTACGGTTTTCGCTCGTCTCGGCCGTCACTGGCGCGAACGACATCAAGCTTCAGGAAAGTAAAATGGAGGCGGCGCGCAACTTCGCCAACAAGATTTGGAACGCCGCGCGCTTTACGCTCGGCAACCTCCCGGATGAAGCCACGCCGTTGCCAATAGACGCGCCGCAGACCTTGGCCGACCGTTGGATGGCTTCGCGCATGATGCGCGTTATAGGGGAAATCCATGATGCTCTTGAAGCGTTTCGATTTCATGACGCGGCGCTAACGCTTTACAAGTTTTTCTGGAACGACTTCTGCGACTGGTACATTGAGCTTGTCAAGCCGGTTGTTTCCGCACCGGAGGACACGCCAGAACGGACGGCTGCGCGTGGACGCCTCGCTGCGACGCTCGAACAAGCGCTGCGTCTGCTGCACCCTTTTATGCCCTTCATTACTGAAGAACTCTGGCAGCGCGTCAGCCCGTATGTGTGGCCGGCGGCGACGCGGCCGTCCAGCCTGTGCATTGCGCCCTACCCGCAGCCGGACGAAACACGACGCGACGCGGCGGCGGAGCGCGCTATGGACGCCGTCATCAGCCTCATTACGCGCGTCAGGAACATTCGCTCTGAGATGAACCTTCCGCCAAGTGCCCTTGTGGAGCTGCATGTTGCGGCTGACGCGGAGCGACTGGCGATTTTCGCCGAGCAGCAGGCGGCCATTCTGCGGCTGGCGCGGGCGAAGACGCTCATTGGCCACGAAACGCTGCCGGAGCTTGGCTTTTGCGCGCGCAGCGTGACGGCGGAAGGCGTCCGGTTGGCTGTGCCGCTTGCTGGTTTGGTGGACGAGCAGGCGGAGCGCGCGCGGCTTGAGAAGGAACTCGCCAAACGGGAGAAAGAACTGGCGCAGTTGCTTGAGGTAGTGAATCGTCCGGGGTTCGCCGAGCGCGCCGCGCCGGAAGTCGTGGCGGAGAAAGCCGAGCAACGGGCGGCGCTGGAGATGCAACTGGCGGCGCTCCGCGAGACGCTGGCGACGTTTGGGCGC
Above is a genomic segment from Chloracidobacterium sp. containing:
- a CDS encoding ABC transporter permease, with protein sequence MEMLLAFVVSTVTMATPLMLAALGEAVSEHAGVVNIGIEGVMLMAAFVGVAVCYLTAHPGLGMAAAVGSGLLLTAVFAALTVNGARDPLLVGTALNIFALGATAVARRALVGDSNAAFVVPTLPLWSVPPVAAALGVGAWYWLFRTPHGLGLRAAGENPAAAAGAGLSVAWLRWAALLFSGLTCGLAGGYLALGLSNTFVEGMTAGRGFIALAIVIVGRRHPAGVLLAALVFGAASDLQFRLQALGLDAVPYQVFLALPYLLTLAAAAWFRRQATIQRAR
- a CDS encoding 2Fe-2S iron-sulfur cluster binding domain-containing protein, producing the protein MPIVTFQPSGQKVEVAAGATLLSAAQQAGQPLLHFCGGYGICQTCEIRVDAAAAAALSAPGAKEQRWFDADDLAAGRRLACCARVQKDLSLTLPAAKRFDIAAQFEKLTFSEALQLWFRMVAAASEDFLNHARHGYAAILNGIETVQEKGVAELPTLTAQLINATLTNGILAFEAVATGMARSMSAFGSVVESATASRQPEPPKPAATPKPATAEPKTSEAKPVPMEVRTRPRPAGESRSSAESPKAETPKPGDRRS
- a CDS encoding valine--tRNA ligase translates to MPHDLPKAYNPQDVEQKWYPFWEQGGYFQPQGDGQPFCIVIPPPNVTGSLHMGHALQHALMDVLTRWRRMQGRRTLWLPGTDHAGIATQMVVEQQLAKEGIKRTDLGREAFEARVWAWKAESGGMIQRQMRLEGVSVDWSRERFTLDEGLSRAVREVFVRLYEEGRIYRGAYMVNWSPKLQTAVSDLEVEMKEVRGKLYHLAYPVVDAAESVVVATTRPETMLGDTAVAVHPDDDRYRRLIGRRVRLPIVGREIPIIADPLVEKDFGTGVVKVTPAHDPNDFEIGKRHNLEFIVVIGKDGAMTEAAGDGFAGLDRFEAREKIIARLKAEGALVKVEDYTHNVGHCQRSGVPIEPLVSEQWFLDVKPLAEVAVQAVRDGRTRFIPASWEKVYFDWMENIRPWCISRQLWWGHRIPAWYAADGRFAVARSEAEARRKLGLPNDAPLTQDEDVLDTWFSSALWAFSTFGWTGDPAQDAANEDLKTFTPTDVLVTGFDIIFFWVARMMMMSLHFTGDVPFRTVFVTGLVRDAQGQKMSKTKGNVVDPLDVFRKYGTDAVRFSLVSAVTGANDIKLQESKMEAARNFANKIWNAARFTLGNLPDEATPLPIDAPQTLADRWMASRMMRVIGEIHDALEAFRFHDAALTLYKFFWNDFCDWYIELVKPVVSAPEDTPERTAARGRLAATLEQALRLLHPFMPFITEELWQRVSPYVWPAATRPSSLCIAPYPQPDETRRDAAAERAMDAVISLITRVRNIRSEMNLPPSALVELHVAADAERLAIFAEQQAAILRLARAKTLIGHETLPELGFCARSVTAEGVRLAVPLAGLVDEQAERARLEKELAKREKELAQLLEVVNRPGFAERAAPEVVAEKAEQRAALEMQLAALRETLATFGRKS